Proteins co-encoded in one alpha proteobacterium HIMB5 genomic window:
- a CDS encoding ribulose-5-phosphate 3-epimerase (PFAM: Ribulose-phosphate 3 epimerase family~TIGRFAM: ribulose-phosphate 3-epimerase): MKKIQISPSILSADFSQLGNEIKKLENGGADMVHVDVMDGHYVPNLTIGPPVIKSLRKHTKLKFDVHLMIAPVHKYIEDYAEAGADIITIHPEATDSLQDSINKIRELKKKVGISLNPETKIEIIEKFLNQIDLVLIMSVNPGFGGQKFMPEVLEKVKKLKTIRENNNFNYDIEIDGGINFENSKSAIEAGANILVSGTTIFKSNNGDIKKNIELLKSA, translated from the coding sequence ATGAAAAAAATACAAATATCACCATCAATACTTTCTGCTGACTTTAGTCAACTTGGTAATGAAATAAAAAAATTAGAAAACGGTGGGGCTGACATGGTTCATGTTGATGTAATGGATGGACATTATGTTCCTAATCTAACAATTGGACCTCCTGTTATTAAATCACTAAGAAAGCATACTAAACTTAAGTTTGACGTTCATTTGATGATTGCCCCTGTCCATAAGTACATAGAAGATTATGCGGAAGCTGGAGCTGATATTATTACAATTCATCCTGAAGCAACTGATAGCTTACAAGACTCAATAAATAAAATTAGAGAATTAAAAAAGAAAGTTGGGATTTCATTAAATCCAGAAACAAAAATTGAGATAATAGAGAAATTTTTAAATCAAATTGATTTGGTTCTTATAATGAGTGTTAATCCAGGTTTTGGGGGTCAAAAATTTATGCCCGAAGTTTTGGAAAAAGTTAAAAAATTAAAAACTATTCGTGAAAATAATAATTTTAATTATGATATAGAAATAGATGGTGGAATAAATTTTGAAAATTCTAAAAGTGCAATCGAGGCAGGTGCAAATATTCTAGTATCGGGAACAACAATTTTTAAGAGTAATAACGGTGATATCAAAAAAAATATAGAATTGTTGAAATCAGCTTAG
- a CDS encoding Heparinase II/III-like protein (PFAM: Heparinase II/III-like protein): MLNNLRNLYLNSFLYDKKISKYTDLLFKYKPSTYLLSSLIKIKTKKNNIADFSLEEIWINKKLSEKQFKKLNNFFWIFSLDLKSSSSDVQKVITKWIDINNKYNSKSWEISIVSKRIISWLSNSKLTYDNGTKEYQKNFDIILQKQILHLLNQVNHSKDYKNKIISISAIILFSLCYSEQTKNLNAGLDLLKKFIKEAFDKYGFPKSRSIKHSIFYLKYLILIREWFKESQNVIPDFIDEYIFYLGQSYSFFWKNINFDPHFNGNNLSNNFEFDQYLKRCGYAFKNQNYENSNYVSLNNKKINLFMDIGPSPEKNFSDEYQAGSLSFEFLSNGKKIFTNAGYYEGTNNQLNELCRSSALQNTLVLDDNSSCKFSKNSKGEYKINTNLKIIQKNIVFEKNYWKINASHDGYLKQYNLIYEREIEYFPENFKLIGTDKIKGKKDLPNLKFDIRFHLDPTSKVMKTQDNKTILIEIGDEGWKFNCNNYEVNIENGLFFNSKSTYVENQNIFISGIINSKNSDIKWELIKI, from the coding sequence ATGCTGAATAATTTAAGAAATTTATATCTTAATTCTTTTTTATATGACAAAAAAATTTCCAAATACACAGATCTTTTATTTAAATACAAACCAAGCACTTACCTTCTGTCTTCTCTAATTAAAATCAAAACAAAAAAAAATAATATTGCTGATTTTTCATTAGAAGAAATATGGATAAATAAGAAACTCAGTGAGAAACAGTTTAAAAAGTTAAACAATTTTTTTTGGATTTTTAGTTTAGATCTAAAATCTTCAAGTAGTGATGTACAAAAAGTAATTACAAAATGGATAGATATAAATAATAAATATAACTCAAAAAGTTGGGAAATAAGTATTGTATCAAAAAGAATTATTTCATGGTTATCAAATTCTAAATTAACTTATGATAATGGTACAAAAGAATACCAAAAAAATTTTGACATAATACTTCAAAAACAAATTTTACATTTATTAAATCAAGTAAATCATTCAAAGGATTACAAAAATAAAATAATAAGTATTTCTGCAATAATTCTTTTTTCTCTTTGTTACAGTGAGCAAACAAAAAATTTAAATGCTGGATTAGATTTATTAAAAAAATTTATTAAAGAAGCTTTTGATAAATATGGGTTTCCAAAATCGCGTAGTATTAAACATTCTATATTTTACTTAAAATACTTAATACTAATTAGAGAATGGTTTAAAGAATCACAAAATGTAATACCTGATTTTATTGATGAATATATTTTTTATTTAGGTCAATCTTATTCATTCTTTTGGAAAAATATCAATTTTGATCCACATTTTAATGGTAACAATTTATCTAACAATTTTGAATTTGATCAATATTTAAAAAGATGTGGTTATGCATTTAAAAATCAAAATTATGAAAATTCAAATTATGTATCTTTAAACAATAAAAAAATAAATCTATTCATGGATATTGGACCATCGCCTGAAAAAAATTTTTCAGATGAGTATCAGGCTGGTTCACTTTCTTTTGAATTTTTATCAAATGGCAAAAAAATATTTACAAATGCAGGTTATTATGAGGGTACAAATAATCAATTAAATGAACTATGTCGATCTTCAGCTTTACAAAATACTTTAGTCTTAGATGATAATTCATCATGCAAATTTAGTAAGAATTCTAAAGGTGAATATAAAATAAATACAAATCTAAAGATAATTCAAAAAAATATAGTTTTTGAAAAAAATTATTGGAAAATAAATGCTTCGCATGATGGCTATTTGAAACAATATAATTTAATTTATGAAAGAGAAATTGAGTATTTTCCCGAAAACTTTAAATTAATTGGTACTGATAAAATTAAAGGTAAAAAAGATTTACCAAATCTAAAATTTGATATTCGTTTTCATTTAGACCCAACTTCAAAGGTCATGAAAACTCAAGATAATAAAACTATACTAATTGAAATTGGTGATGAAGGTTGGAAATTTAATTGTAACAATTATGAAGTAAATATCGAAAATGGGCTATTTTTTAACAGCAAAAGTACGTATGTTGAAAATCAAAATATTTTTATATCAGGGATAATAAATTCAAAAAATAGTGATATTAAGTGGGAGCTAATAAAAATATAA